From a region of the Desulfobacterales bacterium genome:
- the glyA gene encoding serine hydroxymethyltransferase translates to MRNNQRNIDTIDIVDPEIANAIENEYNRQKHTLELIASENIVGPAVMAAQASVMTNKYAEGYPNKRYYGGCEFVDIAENLAIDRAKTLFGAEYANVQAHSGSQANMAVYFALLEPGDTILGMDLAHGGHLTHGAKASFSGRFFNFIHYGVAKETGMLDYDKIADLAKQHQPKMIVAGASAYPRVIDFEAFGKIAESVGAYFMVDMAHIAGLIAGGAHPSPVPHAHVVTSTTHKTLRGPRGGLILGRGDLSKKLNKEIFPGIQGGPLMHVIAAKAVAFKLALADAFKRYQAQIVKNAQTLAGHLMENGIELVSNGTDNHMMLVDVTNLGITGKDAEEVLEKAGITVNKNTIPFETQSPFVTSGIRIGTPAVTTRGMKEDEMHIIGDFIVDILKNAGDETRIQATRERVQEFCAQFPLFQDPE, encoded by the coding sequence ATGCGAAACAATCAACGCAATATTGACACCATTGACATTGTGGATCCGGAAATCGCCAATGCCATTGAGAACGAATACAACCGGCAGAAGCACACCCTGGAGCTGATCGCCTCGGAAAACATCGTGGGCCCGGCGGTCATGGCCGCCCAGGCCAGCGTGATGACCAACAAATACGCGGAGGGCTACCCGAACAAGCGCTACTACGGCGGCTGCGAGTTTGTGGATATCGCCGAGAACCTGGCCATTGACCGGGCCAAAACCCTGTTCGGCGCCGAATACGCCAATGTGCAGGCCCATTCCGGCTCCCAGGCCAACATGGCCGTCTATTTCGCCCTGCTGGAGCCGGGCGACACCATCCTGGGCATGGATCTGGCCCATGGCGGGCACTTGACTCACGGGGCCAAGGCGAGCTTTTCCGGCCGGTTTTTCAATTTCATCCACTACGGGGTGGCCAAGGAGACCGGCATGCTGGACTATGACAAAATCGCCGACCTGGCCAAACAGCACCAGCCCAAAATGATCGTGGCCGGTGCCAGCGCTTACCCCCGGGTCATCGATTTTGAAGCTTTCGGCAAAATTGCCGAATCCGTGGGCGCCTATTTCATGGTGGACATGGCCCATATCGCGGGGCTTATCGCCGGCGGCGCCCATCCATCGCCCGTGCCGCACGCCCATGTGGTCACCTCCACCACCCACAAAACGCTTCGCGGCCCCCGGGGCGGTTTGATTTTAGGCCGCGGCGATTTGTCCAAAAAATTAAACAAAGAAATTTTTCCGGGCATCCAGGGCGGCCCGTTGATGCATGTTATCGCCGCCAAGGCCGTTGCCTTTAAACTGGCCCTGGCCGATGCCTTCAAGCGCTACCAGGCCCAAATCGTTAAAAACGCCCAGACCCTTGCCGGCCATCTGATGGAAAACGGCATTGAGCTGGTTTCCAACGGTACGGATAACCATATGATGCTGGTGGATGTGACCAACCTGGGCATTACCGGCAAGGATGCGGAGGAAGTACTGGAAAAAGCGGGGATTACGGTCAACAAAAACACAATCCCGTTTGAAACCCAGAGCCCGTTTGTGACCAGCGGCATCCGAATCGGCACCCCGGCGGTGACGACCCGGGGCATGAAAGAAGATGAGATGCATATCATCGGCGATTTTATTGTGGATATTCTCAAAAATGCGGGCGATGAAACCCGGATCCAAGCCACCCGGGAACGGGTCCAGGAATTCTGCGCCCAGTTTCCTTTATT
- the rpiB gene encoding ribose 5-phosphate isomerase B, translating to MESRAPIVVGCDHAGFALKESIKQVLKDHELDIEDCGTHDEASVDYTEFGARVAQKVSSGEFKRGILICGTGLGMSMIANRFPGVRAALCNDLFSAIMCRRHNDANMLIIGGRVIGTDLAREILSAWLDTPFDGGRHKERIDNIDARVKSVRG from the coding sequence ATGGAATCAAGGGCACCGATCGTGGTCGGCTGCGATCACGCCGGATTTGCGTTAAAGGAAAGTATCAAGCAGGTTTTAAAAGACCACGAGCTTGATATTGAGGACTGCGGCACGCACGACGAGGCTTCGGTGGATTACACGGAGTTCGGGGCCCGGGTGGCACAGAAAGTTTCATCCGGGGAATTTAAACGCGGGATTCTGATCTGCGGCACGGGCCTCGGCATGTCAATGATTGCCAACCGCTTTCCCGGTGTCCGGGCGGCCCTGTGCAATGATCTTTTCTCCGCGATCATGTGCCGCCGCCATAATGATGCCAATATGCTGATCATAGGCGGCCGGGTAATCGGCACGGACCTGGCCCGGGAGATCCTGAGCGCCTGGCTGGACACCCCGTTTGACGGAGGCCGCCACAAGGAGCGGATTGACAATATCGATGCGCGGGTAAAATCCGTGCGCGGTTAA
- a CDS encoding acyl carrier protein has translation MKIEDKVKKLIAEKLDVDASEVVPEAFLIDDLGADSLAIVELIMTMEEEFDIEVPDEDAEQLATVKDAINYIIEKT, from the coding sequence ATGAAGATAGAAGATAAAGTCAAAAAACTGATAGCGGAAAAACTGGATGTGGATGCCAGTGAAGTCGTGCCAGAGGCCTTTTTGATCGACGATCTTGGCGCGGATTCGCTGGCCATTGTGGAACTCATCATGACCATGGAAGAAGAATTTGACATTGAAGTTCCGGACGAGGATGCGGAACAGCTGGCCACGGTTAAGGATGCGATCAACTATATTATCGAAAAGACCTGA
- the fabG gene encoding 3-oxoacyl-[acyl-carrier-protein] reductase — translation MKRTIVVTGGSRGIGRAICKAFAASGVHVFFNFHSPEQSGEETAEEIAAAGGIPDGYRVNVADSEEVADFFKTVLDTTGRIDVLVNNAGIARDGLLARMKEADWDDVISVNLKGAFNCTKAASRPMMKQKSGRIINITSIAGVSGNPGQANYSAAKAGIIGLTKSTARELASRGITANAIAPGFIETAMTADLPQASKDAIMAQIPAGRAGTPKDVAGVACFLASDAAAYITGQVIHVNGGLYT, via the coding sequence CGGCGGATCAAGAGGCATTGGTCGCGCCATATGCAAAGCCTTTGCCGCATCCGGCGTTCATGTTTTTTTCAACTTTCATTCCCCGGAACAGAGCGGAGAGGAGACGGCTGAAGAAATTGCCGCGGCCGGCGGCATACCCGACGGATACCGGGTCAATGTGGCGGACAGCGAAGAAGTCGCAGACTTTTTCAAAACCGTGCTGGATACCACCGGCCGGATCGATGTACTGGTCAATAACGCCGGCATTGCCCGGGATGGGCTTTTGGCGCGTATGAAGGAAGCCGATTGGGATGACGTCATTTCAGTGAACCTCAAAGGGGCGTTTAACTGCACTAAAGCGGCAAGCCGGCCCATGATGAAGCAGAAGTCCGGCCGTATCATCAATATCACCTCGATTGCCGGGGTATCCGGAAATCCCGGCCAGGCCAATTATTCCGCCGCCAAGGCCGGCATTATCGGATTGACCAAATCAACGGCCCGGGAACTGGCTTCCCGGGGCATCACTGCCAATGCCATTGCCCCGGGCTTTATTGAAACGGCCATGACCGCGGATCTGCCCCAGGCCTCAAAAGATGCGATTATGGCGCAAATTCCCGCCGGCCGCGCGGGAACGCCGAAAGATGTGGCGGGTGTCGCCTGTTTTCTGGCCTCGGATGCAGCCGCCTATATTACAGGCCAGGTAATTCACGTAAACGGTGGTTTATATACTTAA